From Diospyros lotus cultivar Yz01 chromosome 4, ASM1463336v1, whole genome shotgun sequence, a single genomic window includes:
- the LOC127799251 gene encoding uncharacterized protein LOC127799251: MEGNLSSGHMIQGSGSYGGVDLQGSIRVHHHQQHPLSHHQQHHSLPRQGLMVLPSISENFPLTMASVQECDRTISLADFAKGERGKSSASDDDELSFTEDASDGHNDPSKGKKGMPWQRVKWTDKMVRLLITAVSYILEEASVECGNGIRRKYANLQKKGKWKSVSKVMAERGHHVSPQQCEDKFNDLNKRYKRLNEVLGRGTSCQVVERPELLDMMDHLSDKAKEEVRKILSSKHLFYEEMCSYHNGNRLHLPHDPELQHSLRLALRSRDDDESNDARRHPQDDLDDDDQDAETDDSDEFGGNHALHSDQRAMYGMHGHSAKKMKQCQGHEDVSLENCLNSFDCNKAFSWNQQNAQGDMNQVLPEGSKSNLLQTRWIKYRALQLEEQNLQIQAQMLELEKERFKWQRFCRKKDRELEMMRLENERMKLENEHMTLELKRKQLDPDHG, translated from the coding sequence ATGGAAGGCAATTTATCTTCGGGGCATATGATTCAGGGTAGTGGTTCTTATGGAGGTGTTGATTTGCAAGGTTCAATCCGAgtccatcatcatcaacaacaCCCCCTTTCTCACCACCAACAGCATCACTCTCTTCCCAGACAAGGACTGATGGTTCTACCATCAATAAGTGAAAATTTTCCCCTCACCATGGCAAGCGTGCAAGAATGTGATCGGACCATCTCCTTGGCAGATTTTGCCAAGGGGGAAAGGGGAAAAAGTTCTGCTAGCGATGACGATGAACTGAGCTTTACAGAAGATGCCTCTGATGGCCATAATGATCCTAGTAAAGGAAAGAAGGGGATGCCATGGCAGCGGGTGAAGTGGACCGATAAGATGGTGAGGCTTTTGATTACTGCTGTTTCTTACATACTTGAGGAAGCTTCTGTTGAATGCGGTAATGGAATCAGGAGAAAATATGCAAATTTACAGAAAAAGGGTAAGTGGAAATCAGTTTCGAAGGTCATGGCTGAAAGGGGTCATCATGTTTCCCCTCAGCAGTGTGAAGATAAATTCAATGACCTTAACAAGAGGTACAAGAGACTAAATGAAGTCCTTGGGAGGGGCACTTCTTGCCAGGTTGTTGAGAGGCCGGAGCTTTTGGACATGATGGATCATTTATCAGATAAAGCGAAGGAGGAGGTTAGAAAAATCCTTAGCTCAAAGCATTTGTTCTACGAGGAAATGTGCTCTTACCATAATGGAAACAGATTGCATCTCCCCCATGACCCTGAATTGCAACATTCGCTGCGACTGGCTCTTAGAAGTAGAGATGATGACGAGAGCAATGATGCGAGGAGACATCCACAAGATGATCTTGATGACGATGATCAAGATGCAGAAACTGATGACAGTGATGAATTTGGTGGAAATCATGCTTTGCACAGTGATCAGAGGGCTATGTATGGGATGCACGGGCACTCAGCAAAGAAAATGAAACAGTGTCAGGGCCATGAGGATGTTAGTTTAGAGAATTGCTTGAATTCTTTCGACTGTAATAAAGCTTTCAGTTGGAACCAACAAAATGCACAAGGTGACATGAACCAGGTTCTACCTGAAGGTTCAAAATCAAACCTGTTGCAAACTAGGTGGATAAAATATCGCGCACTTCAGTTAGAAGAACAGAACTTGCAAATTCAGGCGCAGATGTTGGAATTGGAGAAGGAGAGGTTCAAGTGGCAGAGATTCTGCAGGAAGAAAGATCGGGAGCTGGAGATGATGAGACTGGAAAATGAGAGGATGAAACTGGAGAACGAGCATATGACATTGGAGCTGAAACGGAAGCAGCTGGATCCTGATCATGGTTAA